The following proteins come from a genomic window of Musa acuminata AAA Group cultivar baxijiao chromosome BXJ1-7, Cavendish_Baxijiao_AAA, whole genome shotgun sequence:
- the LOC135678906 gene encoding zinc finger protein CONSTANS-LIKE 3-like, which yields MPERERERERERSMAGEVKKKGASLGVASKPCDSCRSTPALLYCRADAAYLCRGCDGQVHGANGLASSHERAWLCEVCENAPAAVTCKADAAALCAACDADIHSANPLARRHERLPLLPFLGPAPKPLITAAATGRGGEGSFLFRSSSDDEAEAEAASSLLLPQEAPVLRSAAEFFFSDADAYLDLDYGLPLDAIKTVAEPDPPSLLASDGGYFDLNIAGSKPESDQSLCHSVSSSEAALVPEVSQASVVGIPCDPAAAQAGREARLMRYREKRKCRRFEKTIRYASRKAYAEARPRIKGRFAKRVEVEAEVGRIYSSAAEAVAALMAEDDYGVVPSF from the exons atgccagagagagagagagagagagagagagagagatccatggCGGGTGAGGTGAAGAAGAAGGGCGCCTCCCTGGGAGTGGCGTCAAAGCCCTGCGACTCGTGCCGCTCGACGCCCGCCCTCCTCTACTGTCGCGCCGACGCAGCCTACCTCTGCCGCGGCTGCGACGGGCAAGTGCACGGCGCCAACGGCCTCGCCTCTAGCCACGAGCGCGCCTGGCTGTGCGAGGTCTGCGAGAACGCCCCCGCCGCCGTCACCTGCAAGGCCGACGCCGCCGCCCTCTGCGCCGCCTGCGACGCCGACATCCACTCAGCCAACCCCCTCGCCCGCCGCCACGAGCGCCTCCCACTGCTCCCCTTCCTCGGTCCCGCCCCCAAGCCCCTGATCACAGCCGCTGCCACCGGACGTGGAGGCGAGGGATCCTTCCTCTTCCGATCCTCCTCCGACGATGAAGCGGAAGCCGAGGCCGCCTCCTCCCTCCTTCTTCCTCAGGAGGCCCCGGTGCTCCGGTCGGCTGCGGAGTTCTTCTTCTCTGACGCTGATGCCTATCTTGATCTCGACTACGGCTTACCGTTAGACGCTATCAAGACCGTCGCCGAACCGGATCCGCCGTCCCTCCTCGCGTCGGATGGTGGCTATTTCGATCTCAATATCGCCGGATCCAAACCAGAATCGGATCAGTCGTTATGCCACAGC GTGTCGTCGTCCGAGGCGGCGCTGGTGCCGGAGGTGTCGCAGGCGTCGGTGGTGGGGATACCGTGTGATCCGGCAGCAGCACAGGCGGGCCGGGAGGCGAGGCTGATGAGGTACCGGGAGAAGCGGAAGTGCCGGAGGTTCGAGAAGACGATAAGGTACGCGTCGAGGAAGGCCTACGCGGAGGCGCGGCCAAGGATCAAGGGGCGGTTCGCGAAGAGGGTGGAGGTGGAGGCGGAAGTCGGCCGGATCTACTCATCGGCCGCGGAGGCGGTGGCGGCCCTCATGGCGGAGGACGACTATGGCGTCGTGCCGTCATTTTGA